A single genomic interval of Mycolicibacterium holsaticum DSM 44478 = JCM 12374 harbors:
- a CDS encoding DUF5709 domain-containing protein, with translation MITSSGTGPAAEPYDGDDEDQWSAEDTLIERGTADLLDEGYSPPERPWRGTAGSMPGTDRILAAEEPDPAALLGDDRDESESERSDYAERDAEFPEHAEVGRNRAGRLIAPDMGFGEDEESELIADDVGISGGAASAEEAAVHIIDDDDR, from the coding sequence ATGATCACCTCATCTGGCACGGGTCCTGCGGCAGAACCGTACGACGGCGACGACGAAGACCAGTGGTCGGCAGAAGACACCCTGATCGAGCGCGGCACCGCCGATCTGCTCGATGAGGGCTACTCGCCGCCCGAGCGACCGTGGCGAGGCACCGCTGGGTCGATGCCGGGCACCGACCGGATTTTGGCCGCCGAAGAACCGGATCCGGCGGCGCTGCTCGGTGATGACCGGGACGAGTCGGAATCGGAGCGCTCCGATTACGCCGAGCGCGATGCCGAATTCCCCGAGCACGCCGAGGTCGGTCGCAACCGAGCAGGTCGGCTGATCGCTCCCGACATGGGTTTTGGCGAAGACGAGGAGTCCGAGCTGATCGCAGACGACGTCGGTATCAGTGGTGGCGCGGCCTCAGCCGAAGAAGCCGCGGTGCACATCATCGACGACGACGACCGCTGA
- a CDS encoding wax ester/triacylglycerol synthase domain-containing protein, translated as MTAHTGLDATFLKVEDADPHANFAVGALAVMEGPLPDGDALSDALVARLRTDRRFGQVVRRYPLDLAAPRVVAAGEDVSQQVHHIAVPRPGDDEALYGLISDVMSWRLHHDHPLWECWIVEGLSDGRWAILLKTHSSIVDEVDVMRTLMRLSDDGDADGQPQGSTRLSVRTLNPLKLMGGMWRSSAALTTAAVRAVTDATGLTAGRDCPAVSKCGGHATGLHRYAAVELSSREVTKVCDAFGVTVKDIALAAMGKSYRDLLMGHGRQQQRCDSLRALVSDSAGSLATIALPVDEPDPVQRLRTAHGRLTGAGYPGAPATNRLPRARKAQPIRAPGLSQREVVALTTNETGPRGRLRFMGRDAMRLLPIPAVGRSVRTGVAVVGYADRLTIGITSDLDALPDIGELARSIEQTVARLLAISTSARRTNDKNLLYLIPSEPVPTLLRGRQRELATTR; from the coding sequence ATGACTGCGCACACGGGCTTGGACGCGACGTTTCTGAAGGTTGAAGACGCCGACCCGCATGCCAATTTCGCCGTCGGTGCACTGGCGGTGATGGAGGGTCCGCTTCCCGATGGTGATGCGCTGTCAGATGCGCTGGTCGCGCGGTTGCGCACCGACCGCCGATTCGGTCAGGTGGTGCGTCGGTATCCGCTTGACCTCGCCGCGCCGCGGGTGGTTGCCGCCGGGGAGGACGTCTCCCAGCAGGTACATCACATCGCTGTCCCGCGTCCTGGCGACGATGAGGCGCTGTACGGACTGATTTCCGACGTGATGAGTTGGCGTCTGCATCACGACCACCCGCTGTGGGAATGCTGGATCGTCGAAGGGCTTTCCGACGGCCGGTGGGCGATCCTGCTCAAGACCCACTCGAGCATCGTCGACGAGGTCGACGTGATGAGGACCCTCATGCGGTTGTCCGACGACGGCGACGCTGACGGGCAGCCTCAGGGCAGCACCAGGCTGTCGGTGCGCACGCTCAACCCGCTGAAATTGATGGGCGGAATGTGGCGCTCATCGGCGGCGCTGACCACCGCGGCGGTACGCGCGGTCACCGATGCCACCGGCCTCACCGCAGGCCGCGACTGCCCAGCGGTGTCGAAGTGCGGGGGACACGCCACAGGCCTACACCGCTACGCCGCAGTGGAATTGAGCAGCCGGGAGGTCACAAAGGTCTGTGATGCCTTCGGGGTTACGGTGAAGGACATCGCGCTGGCCGCGATGGGCAAGAGCTACCGCGACTTGCTGATGGGTCACGGGCGACAGCAGCAGCGCTGTGATTCGCTGCGCGCTCTGGTGTCTGATTCGGCCGGCTCTCTCGCGACGATAGCGCTGCCGGTCGACGAACCTGACCCGGTTCAACGGTTGCGCACCGCACACGGGCGGTTGACCGGTGCCGGTTATCCCGGCGCTCCGGCGACGAACCGTCTGCCCCGGGCGCGGAAGGCGCAACCGATACGCGCGCCCGGGTTGTCCCAGCGAGAAGTGGTCGCGCTGACGACAAACGAGACCGGACCGCGCGGGCGGCTGCGGTTCATGGGGCGAGATGCCATGCGGCTGCTGCCGATTCCGGCCGTCGGACGAAGCGTCCGAACAGGGGTCGCGGTGGTGGGCTATGCCGACCGGCTCACCATCGGTATCACCTCCGATCTTGACGCACTGCCCGACATCGGCGAACTGGCCCGCAGCATCGAGCAGACGGTGGCTCGTCTCCTCGCGATCAGCACCTCGGCGCGGCGGACCAACGACAAGAACCTGCTCTATCTGATTCCGAGTGAACCCGTACCCACCCTGCTGCGTGGTCGCCAGCGCGAGCTGGCCACCACGAGGTGA
- a CDS encoding nitroreductase codes for MTRARDMVRTFNKYVLNPVMLHFAGRRHWYAAAIRHTGRRSGKHYATPVIADPVPDGFVIPLPYGTDVDWLRNVMAAAGATLTVRGDTFDVIEPTIVDAATAAPQLSQRRREAWQRLGIDSYLKVKIAT; via the coding sequence ATGACACGGGCCCGGGACATGGTGCGTACCTTCAACAAGTACGTGCTCAACCCGGTGATGCTGCATTTCGCCGGCCGCAGACACTGGTACGCCGCGGCGATTCGCCACACTGGGCGACGGTCCGGAAAGCACTACGCCACACCGGTGATCGCCGACCCGGTGCCGGATGGATTTGTGATCCCGCTGCCCTACGGCACGGATGTCGATTGGCTGCGCAACGTGATGGCGGCCGCCGGTGCGACGCTCACCGTGCGCGGGGACACCTTCGATGTGATCGAGCCGACGATCGTCGACGCGGCGACGGCCGCACCGCAACTCTCGCAGCGCCGGCGCGAAGCCTGGCAGCGGTTGGGCATCGACAGCTACCTCAAGGTCAAGATCGCTACGTGA
- a CDS encoding heavy metal translocating P-type ATPase, producing MDDTERNVPTTARWRSLREPVLVVLTFGALLVGAVLWLIGLRDAADVSWIVGTSVAVVPALLWVLSALRRGSLGVDVIAVLSLVGTLLVGEYLAGALIAVMLAGGRALEAAAAQRASRDLRSLLEHAPRFARRRIGTEVRVVPIADVAVDDLLVVGPGETVPVDGRVADALALLDESVLTGESMQVERRRGEPVRSGVVNAGGPFEVRATATAKDSTYAGIVRLAEEARAETAPIVRLADRYAAWFLPLTLVVAGGAWLATGSAVRAVAVLVVATPCPLLLAAPVAIVSGLSRASRRGVVVRSGGALEALGSAKTLVLDKTGTLTMGRPVVVDVLVAPDQHAGEILRLAASVDQISPHVLAEAIVTEALARGLQPVLPTDVTETAGRGVTGMVDGHRVEVGKLGSSVSDVDWARAAENRATLDSAAIAWVCIDDSPAGAILLRDPLRRDAPRTMRRLRSAGLDRLVMLTGDRAEPAREVATVLGLDDVYAQQSPADKVAAVRDEKRRAVTVMVGDGINDAPALAAATVGVAMGARGATASSEASDIVLTTDRLDRLADAMDIARWSRRIAVQSAVVGMALSLAAMSIAALGWLPPAPGALLQEGIDVAVILNALRALRGNPANEVELPAGTEDMLRQFAAEHDELRESIDLLRDAADRLVTGTDSAALDAVIRAHSFLQDRILPHEQAEETGLYPALARPLGSDEATATMSRTHAEIRRLSDRIGAHVELARASNGIQPEQRDDLLACLYGLHAILRLHFLQEEENYFTLADDELTTRAALPDGE from the coding sequence ATGGACGATACGGAGCGAAACGTTCCGACCACCGCGCGGTGGCGGTCTTTGCGCGAGCCGGTTCTGGTGGTCCTCACCTTCGGCGCGTTGCTGGTCGGCGCCGTCCTCTGGCTGATCGGGCTGCGCGATGCCGCCGATGTCAGTTGGATCGTCGGCACATCGGTCGCTGTGGTCCCCGCACTGCTGTGGGTGTTGTCGGCGCTGCGGCGCGGAAGTCTCGGCGTCGACGTCATCGCGGTGCTGTCGTTGGTCGGCACCCTGCTCGTCGGGGAGTATCTGGCCGGCGCACTGATCGCGGTGATGCTGGCCGGGGGGCGCGCTCTGGAAGCCGCTGCGGCCCAACGCGCCTCTCGCGACCTGCGGTCATTACTCGAACACGCACCCCGGTTCGCCCGCCGCCGCATCGGAACCGAAGTCCGGGTCGTCCCCATCGCAGACGTCGCGGTCGACGACCTTCTGGTCGTCGGCCCCGGCGAAACCGTGCCCGTCGACGGTCGCGTCGCCGATGCGCTGGCGTTGTTGGACGAATCGGTGCTCACCGGTGAATCCATGCAGGTGGAGCGTCGCCGCGGGGAGCCGGTTCGCAGCGGCGTGGTGAACGCGGGTGGCCCGTTCGAGGTTCGCGCCACCGCGACCGCGAAAGACAGCACATACGCGGGCATCGTGCGGCTCGCCGAGGAGGCGCGCGCGGAGACCGCCCCGATCGTGCGGCTGGCCGACCGGTACGCGGCCTGGTTCCTACCCCTGACCCTCGTCGTTGCCGGGGGTGCCTGGCTCGCGACCGGGTCTGCGGTACGCGCCGTCGCTGTCCTCGTGGTCGCCACACCGTGCCCGCTGCTGCTCGCCGCGCCGGTGGCGATCGTGTCGGGGCTGTCGCGGGCGTCCCGGCGCGGCGTTGTCGTGCGCAGCGGTGGCGCGCTGGAGGCACTGGGCAGTGCGAAGACTCTCGTGCTGGACAAGACCGGCACCCTGACAATGGGCCGCCCGGTCGTTGTCGACGTGTTGGTCGCGCCGGATCAGCACGCCGGGGAAATCCTTCGGTTGGCGGCGTCGGTCGATCAGATCTCCCCACACGTGCTCGCCGAAGCGATCGTCACCGAAGCCCTGGCCCGGGGGCTGCAACCCGTGTTGCCGACCGACGTGACCGAGACGGCCGGGCGCGGCGTCACCGGCATGGTCGATGGTCACCGCGTCGAAGTCGGCAAACTGGGCAGTTCGGTCAGCGACGTGGACTGGGCGCGAGCAGCGGAGAACCGGGCGACGCTGGACTCTGCCGCCATCGCGTGGGTGTGCATCGACGACTCCCCGGCCGGCGCGATACTGCTTCGCGACCCGCTGCGCCGGGACGCGCCGCGCACGATGCGCCGACTGCGGTCGGCCGGACTCGACCGGCTGGTGATGCTGACCGGCGACCGCGCCGAACCCGCGCGCGAGGTCGCGACGGTGCTCGGACTCGACGACGTTTATGCCCAGCAGAGCCCCGCCGACAAGGTGGCTGCGGTGCGGGACGAGAAACGGCGTGCGGTCACCGTGATGGTGGGTGATGGCATCAACGACGCCCCGGCGCTCGCGGCGGCCACGGTCGGTGTCGCGATGGGGGCTCGGGGTGCGACGGCGTCCTCGGAAGCCAGTGACATCGTCTTGACCACCGATCGCCTCGATCGCCTCGCCGACGCCATGGACATCGCCAGGTGGTCACGGCGCATCGCGGTTCAGAGCGCGGTCGTCGGTATGGCACTGTCGCTGGCGGCCATGTCCATCGCTGCCCTCGGTTGGCTACCGCCCGCGCCCGGTGCGCTGCTTCAGGAGGGGATCGACGTGGCGGTCATCCTCAACGCACTGCGCGCGTTGCGCGGTAACCCCGCGAACGAGGTCGAGTTGCCGGCCGGCACCGAAGACATGTTGCGGCAGTTCGCGGCCGAGCACGACGAACTGCGCGAGAGCATCGATCTGCTTCGTGATGCAGCAGACCGATTGGTCACGGGCACCGACTCCGCCGCACTGGACGCGGTGATCCGTGCCCACAGCTTTCTTCAGGACCGAATTCTGCCGCACGAACAGGCCGAGGAGACCGGGCTTTACCCGGCGCTGGCCCGCCCACTCGGCAGCGATGAAGCCACGGCCACCATGAGCAGAACGCATGCCGAGATCCGCCGGCTGTCGGATCGGATCGGCGCCCACGTCGAACTAGCCCGGGCGAGCAACGGCATCCAACCCGAGCAACGTGATGACCTTCTCGCGTGCCTTTACGGACTGCACGCCATACTTCGGCTGCACTTCCTGCAGGAAGAGGAGAACTACTTCACGCTCGCCGACGATGAACTGACCACCCGTGCGGCGCTGCCCGATGGCGAATAG